DNA from Branchiostoma lanceolatum isolate klBraLanc5 chromosome 6, klBraLanc5.hap2, whole genome shotgun sequence:
caaaaagcaCGTTTGTTTCAAAAGGTCAATGACCGAGAAGTCAGAGAAGTGTGATCTTGTAATCGGTATCTTAGTCAGAAAAGAATTCGAACAGCAAGGTGACATTTAGTCAATAGTCGTACATCCATAGGTTTATGATACAGCCGAGCACACAGCGTTTCATATGGGACGTGAGAAAAATGTGCCAAAATCTCCCTCAacccttgttttgtttttcttatgaTGAGAATTGTATTTCATGTCACTGGAAAGCTGTTTCATTTGTGGTTACTTtgcttttttttgcaatgaGCAACATTGCTGAGATTTCCCTGCCATAATCAAACACTGTTGACAGGGAAATTTCGGCACCCTTTATTTCTGCCACTCACTCATATGAGTAATCTTGGTGCTCAATCCATGATTGATACTGatagctttccaatgatatctaatacaatagaataaaaaaaaagtaacaacagTGATATGATCAAGTAGAGTGAAGTTTCCAAAGTTTTTGTGTCATATTTAGTTCAGGTACATTTCACCATTCACCAATATtgactttttgttgttgactgAATTACAGTGAATGTGTTCACGACTGACACATGTAAATTTCTTTCCTTTGCAGTTTTTGCCAAACCCACCCCTGGTAGCAAAGTTAAGAAGTCGCCATGGCATTTAGTGTGATGCCTGTACTGATGCTGGGCTTGGTCCTGGTCGGCCTGTTCGACATCCTGTCCAACTACGAGAGCAACAGGTGCGagatgacctacatgtacgagTACCCAGAGTACCTGCCCGTCCCTCTGAGTGAGAACGTCACCAAGTCGTTCCCGCGGTACAACCTATACCTGTACGCCGAGGGGAGGTATGCAAGGCAATCAACGAACTTCAAGCTGACAGGAGTTCCCGTGTTGTTCATCCCGGGCAACGCCGGTAGCCACAAGCAGGTCAGGTCGCTCGGTTCGGTGGCGCTGAAGAAAGCGCAGCACCTCCGCACTCCGTTCCACTTCAACTACTTTGCCGTGGATCTGAACGAGGAATTGACGGGAATGTTCGGGGCCATACTGTCAGAGCAGACAGAGTTTGTCCATCGATGTATCTTGAAGATCCTCTCAATGTACAGGAAGGCAGAAGCCCCGCCTAAAAGTGTGATTCTAGTCGGTCACTCCGTGGGAGGCATCATAGCCAGGGGTCTTTTCACCCTCCCTGACTTTGACCCCTCTATGGTCAACaccatcatcactcaagctaccCCCCACCAAAGCCCTGTCGTCAATGCAGATCAGTATATGGCAGACTTTTACAACACAGTCAATCAGTTTTGGCAGGATGGAATGAGCAGTGGACGGCTTTCACACGTTACCATAGCCTCCACAGGAGGGGCTCACAGAGACTACCTTGTTCGGGCAGGGCTGACGTCTCTGAAAGGGATCATCCCAGAAACCAATGCTGTCAGTGCTGTGACATCGGCAATACCAAAAGTGTGGCTGTCTACCGACCATCTGGCAATAGTATGGTGTAAACAGTTGGTGCTAGCCACTAAAAGAGCGCTTTTTGACATCATCGACCCAAAGACAAGGCAGGTCACAACGGATGTGAAACACAGGATGCAGGTGTTTCGCCACCATTTTCTCCACCACCCTGGAAGCAAGTCCTTCTCCTTAACATCAGTGCAAAGTGCAATCCCTCCTGGTGATAAGTGGGTCGAGCTTACAGATGAGATATGGGAACTTACAGAGCCTAGAAACAAGGATGTAACAAACTATATGTTCCCCATTGACAAAGAGTCGGGTAGAGATACCTTTGTAGCAGCTACCAATATTGTAGAAGATAGCTGGGTGTACTTGTGTCAAGAAGAGGGGGGGCAGAGGTGTAAAGAGGGGCTTGATATGTCCTCTCGGTCTCAGCTCAGCCCTCCTCTTTACTCAGGTCACAAAGTTGTTCACCTACATCTGGCCAGCTACAGAAGTTTTTCTCACGttgttgtgtctgtacccaaGTCATCAAAGCCAGTGAAGTTGCAAACACAGTTCTACAATGGTACAGAGAAAGCTCAGGAATTGGAAGTCCCCCACGTCATGTCTTTTACCATACAAAAGGTGGTTGAGGTTGAAGTTCCTAACAACACAATGTTTTACAACATCAGTGTCGTAGGTTTACAAGAAGTTTATCATGCCTTCACAGCCAACTTGATAAGTGATTGTGAGGACAATGACATGACAAAGATGCACATGCACATTCCATGGTTCAAGGAGGACGTTTATAGCGTCTCCCAGGCAAGTGGAGATGGTAAACTTTCGATGCGTTTGCAAAGTGGAAAACTTGTGGATGAGAGCACCAATCCAGAGCTCCGCCTGTACCTGAATCCAAAATGTAACTACAAGGTCCAAGTTTGGGTCAACTTTGTGGAAGTCTTAGGTCAGTTGATAAGATTCCATGGTATTGTTTTACCTGCATTTGCAGTGACCATCATACTGATGGTACTGTCCTACCAGATTAGGACACTTGGTCGTGGACAACCTTGTCCTTCATTTTCTGAAGCGCAGGCAGCCTTCTGTAAACCATACAGAGTTGCCCCTTTGGTCAACCTCTTCTCCTTGTTGATTAGCTACCAAGGTGCACGTCTGATGTACCTGTCTCTCAACATCCCCCTCCCAGACTCGGAAGTCATGAAGGCTCAGGGAACATGGTTTAATGCCATGCCGATCCTTTTCTACTTCTTTGCCAGTGCCATCTGCACAATGGTGTCAGCTGCGCTGTTCGGGGGAGTGACTATGATAGGTCACTGCATGGTCTGGTTTGGGAAGAAACCCGCCGATCCTGAAGAGATGGCGAGGAAAGCTCCCCATCCAGCGGCACTGTTCGTCATCTCTGGCGCCTTTCTGGCCGTAGCTAGCCAGTTTTCGGGAGCACTTGCCTTTGCTCTCGTTCTAGCACTTTACTTCGGTAAAACCTGCCGGTTATATGCCAACACCATCACCCTGAAGAACTGTTTGAACCTGCAGAACGACAAGAAAAAGCCTGGCCCTCTCGCCGATGCAGAAGACACCTTCCACCTCCAGTACACAATTCTGTACTTGATCTGGTTCATGTCGATGCTCTACATGCCTTCTGTCGTTTTCCGGGGAAAGAACTTGAACTTCGAGTACAGGCTACCGGCGGACCCCGCCCTGTACACTGCAGCTGCCATGAGTGCGTGTTTTGCTTTCTTGTATCCTCTGCAGGGATGTAACCTCAGGAAGAGGCGCAGTGTTGTTTGGTTATCCTGGTTTGTGTACATCAGTGCGATATTGGCTTGTATGTTCTGTATGGTAGCCCTCTACAGGACTCCATACTTTATACTTGGGGCTTTTGTAGTGGTTGCTTTCTGTCACAGAATGGTGTAATGGAAGCATCATGAAGCATACGTCATGTCCATATCCGGCCATAAGATGTGCCATATTTCATAAATGaatgttacacatgtatgtaaaggATTCGATTTATAATCAAGAGCATTATGCTTTGGTTTGTGAATAAATATATTGTCTCAGTCCAATTATGAATGCTATCTTTTTAGCAGAAGGGGAACACTTTGACAAGatgtaattttcatgaatataaGACAGTCTATATGTGTTAGAACTTATACTTTGatacattgatttttgttttattactCCAGACTTATCTATAATAGTGGTCTTGTATGCATTGATAATGCAGCATATTAAAATTAGTTGAAAG
Protein-coding regions in this window:
- the LOC136436300 gene encoding GPI inositol-deacylase-like — its product is MAFSVMPVLMLGLVLVGLFDILSNYESNRCEMTYMYEYPEYLPVPLSENVTKSFPRYNLYLYAEGRYARQSTNFKLTGVPVLFIPGNAGSHKQVRSLGSVALKKAQHLRTPFHFNYFAVDLNEELTGMFGAILSEQTEFVHRCILKILSMYRKAEAPPKSVILVGHSVGGIIARGLFTLPDFDPSMVNTIITQATPHQSPVVNADQYMADFYNTVNQFWQDGMSSGRLSHVTIASTGGAHRDYLVRAGLTSLKGIIPETNAVSAVTSAIPKVWLSTDHLAIVWCKQLVLATKRALFDIIDPKTRQVTTDVKHRMQVFRHHFLHHPGSKSFSLTSVQSAIPPGDKWVELTDEIWELTEPRNKDVTNYMFPIDKESGRDTFVAATNIVEDSWVYLCQEEGGQRCKEGLDMSSRSQLSPPLYSGHKVVHLHLASYRSFSHVVVSVPKSSKPVKLQTQFYNGTEKAQELEVPHVMSFTIQKVVEVEVPNNTMFYNISVVGLQEVYHAFTANLISDCEDNDMTKMHMHIPWFKEDVYSVSQASGDGKLSMRLQSGKLVDESTNPELRLYLNPKCNYKVQVWVNFVEVLGQLIRFHGIVLPAFAVTIILMVLSYQIRTLGRGQPCPSFSEAQAAFCKPYRVAPLVNLFSLLISYQGARLMYLSLNIPLPDSEVMKAQGTWFNAMPILFYFFASAICTMVSAALFGGVTMIGHCMVWFGKKPADPEEMARKAPHPAALFVISGAFLAVASQFSGALAFALVLALYFGKTCRLYANTITLKNCLNLQNDKKKPGPLADAEDTFHLQYTILYLIWFMSMLYMPSVVFRGKNLNFEYRLPADPALYTAAAMSACFAFLYPLQGCNLRKRRSVVWLSWFVYISAILACMFCMVALYRTPYFILGAFVVVAFCHRMV